One genomic window of Devosia salina includes the following:
- the coxB gene encoding cytochrome c oxidase subunit II, whose translation MSALDPAGPRAANLALLWWVMFWGATALFALVMALFALAYLRSDLVARLTPGQWIVGGGLVLPIPILVLLTGTALVLGEQLLPRGDAPVRIEAQAQRWNWSFAYPGGVVVPGETLHLPAGVPVDIVVTSADVIHSFWVPRLGGKIDAIPGHTNVIRLEADAPGIYWGQCAEYCGEGHDGMQFRVEAHAPADFAALMEAGQ comes from the coding sequence TTGTCGGCGCTGGATCCTGCCGGGCCTCGCGCGGCCAATCTGGCATTGCTCTGGTGGGTCATGTTCTGGGGCGCAACGGCGCTGTTCGCCCTGGTCATGGCCCTGTTCGCCCTCGCCTATCTGCGCAGCGACCTCGTGGCGCGCCTCACCCCCGGCCAGTGGATCGTCGGGGGCGGGCTGGTGCTGCCCATTCCCATCCTTGTGCTGCTGACCGGCACGGCACTGGTGCTGGGCGAGCAATTGCTGCCCAGGGGCGATGCGCCGGTCCGGATCGAGGCGCAGGCGCAGCGCTGGAACTGGTCCTTCGCCTATCCCGGCGGCGTGGTGGTGCCCGGCGAGACACTGCACCTGCCGGCCGGCGTGCCCGTCGATATCGTCGTCACCTCCGCCGATGTCATCCATTCATTCTGGGTGCCCAGGCTCGGCGGCAAGATCGACGCCATACCCGGCCACACCAATGTCATCCGGCTCGAAGCGGACGCACCGGGCATCTACTGGGGACAATGCGCCGAATATTGCGGCGAGGGCCATGACGGCATGCAGTTTCGCGTGGAGGCCCACGCGCCCGCGGATTTTGCTGCGCTGATGGAGGCAGGCCAGTGA
- a CDS encoding DUF2231 domain-containing protein, which yields MSDDTRRAEEDEIAQEEAPPEIRADHPNPRIREVAEQDTGSAIAVAGHPIHAMMVHFPIAFIIATLGIDIFYWYTADQFWVAVGTWSAGAAFAFGVFAALAGTLELLAVPGIRVRVASWNHAVAAMVLLAIAAANAGLRINFPEQILPAGLMLSVLASMATAFASWHGGKLVFDHGVGLIISTRQ from the coding sequence ATGTCCGACGACACGCGCCGCGCCGAAGAGGACGAAATCGCCCAGGAGGAGGCGCCACCGGAAATTCGGGCCGATCATCCCAATCCGCGTATTCGCGAGGTGGCCGAGCAGGACACCGGTTCGGCCATTGCCGTGGCGGGCCATCCCATCCACGCCATGATGGTGCATTTCCCCATCGCCTTCATCATCGCCACGCTGGGGATCGACATCTTCTACTGGTACACCGCCGACCAGTTCTGGGTCGCGGTCGGCACCTGGTCGGCAGGCGCGGCCTTCGCCTTCGGCGTGTTTGCCGCCCTGGCCGGGACGCTCGAACTGCTGGCCGTGCCCGGCATCCGGGTGCGCGTGGCGAGTTGGAACCATGCCGTGGCGGCCATGGTGCTGCTGGCGATCGCGGCGGCCAATGCCGGGCTGCGCATCAATTTCCCCGAGCAGATCCTGCCGGCGGGTCTCATGCTCTCGGTTCTGGCCAGCATGGCCACGGCCTTTGCCAGTTGGCACGGCGGAAAGCTGGTGTTCGATCATGGCGTCGGTCTCATCATTTCCACCCGCCAGTGA
- a CDS encoding CopD family protein produces the protein MIMIWIKFIHVAGIALWSAGLIALPFLFRQRRGLAGQRLHELHSFTRFFYINLVSPAAFVSVASGTALILMQETYSNWFYAKLVGVSAMTGIHIFSGLAILTIFERTGHYHTGRFLLAVPLTIVVVGAILVLVLGKPEMDWPTPIDSFFAPGALSEWTAWITGGWK, from the coding sequence ATGATCATGATCTGGATCAAGTTCATCCACGTGGCCGGCATCGCGCTCTGGTCGGCGGGGCTGATCGCCCTGCCCTTTCTCTTTCGCCAGCGGCGCGGCCTTGCGGGGCAGCGGCTGCACGAGCTGCACTCGTTCACCCGCTTTTTCTACATCAACCTGGTGTCGCCGGCGGCCTTCGTGTCGGTGGCCTCGGGCACGGCGCTGATCCTGATGCAGGAGACATACAGCAACTGGTTCTATGCCAAGCTGGTCGGCGTCTCCGCCATGACCGGCATCCACATTTTCTCGGGACTGGCGATCCTCACCATTTTCGAGCGGACGGGTCACTATCACACCGGCCGCTTCCTGCTGGCGGTCCCGCTGACGATTGTCGTGGTGGGCGCCATTCTCGTGCTGGTCCTGGGAAAGCCGGAGATGGATTGGCCAACGCCAATCGACAGCTTCTTTGCCCCGGGCGCCCTCTCGGAATGGACCGCCTGGATCACTGGCGGGTGGAAATGA
- a CDS encoding cytochrome c oxidase assembly protein has product MDPASAFSFDMSYCGSPPTLDTLWGRWNFDPLLLTALIALAMGAAFTLRRAERHRQLAFCGAWLLAAVLFVSPICAASVALLWVRVTHHIVLTMVVAPLLALALPAAWARRIGMLPALVVSTMAMWLWHAPDLYASAFAHPAIYWAMQASLLGSFAWLWLGLLRKDGAMTAGTAALLSAMQMGFLGALLVFAPGPLYLPHQATTFAFGFTPLADQQLAGLIMWVPANLPLLALVLWRLADALKPRGASPG; this is encoded by the coding sequence ATGGACCCAGCGTCAGCCTTTTCCTTCGACATGAGCTATTGCGGATCGCCACCGACCCTGGACACGCTCTGGGGCCGGTGGAACTTCGATCCGCTGCTACTGACGGCGCTGATTGCGCTCGCGATGGGCGCTGCGTTCACCCTTCGGCGGGCGGAGCGTCACCGGCAGCTCGCCTTTTGTGGCGCCTGGCTGCTCGCGGCCGTGCTCTTCGTCTCGCCAATTTGCGCGGCCAGCGTGGCGCTGCTCTGGGTGCGGGTCACGCACCACATCGTCCTCACCATGGTGGTGGCGCCGCTCCTGGCGCTGGCGCTGCCTGCCGCGTGGGCCCGCCGAATAGGGATGCTGCCCGCCCTCGTCGTCTCGACAATGGCGATGTGGCTCTGGCATGCGCCTGATCTTTATGCCTCGGCCTTCGCCCACCCCGCGATCTATTGGGCGATGCAGGCGAGCCTCTTGGGCAGTTTTGCCTGGCTCTGGCTGGGGCTGCTGCGCAAGGACGGGGCCATGACCGCGGGAACCGCGGCCCTTCTCAGCGCGATGCAAATGGGCTTTCTCGGCGCGCTGCTGGTCTTTGCGCCGGGGCCGCTCTACCTGCCGCACCAAGCAACCACGTTCGCCTTCGGCTTCACACCGCTGGCGGACCAGCAATTGGCAGGCCTCATCATGTGGGTGCCGGCGAACCTGCCGCTCTTGGCGCTGGTGCTCTGGCGCCTGGCGGATGCTCTCAAGCCCCGGGGGGCGAGCCCCGGATGA
- a CDS encoding PQQ-binding-like beta-propeller repeat protein: MTDHHTMHHNAHPGGRWYAWLLGLIVGLIGITITVGGVWLATLGGSWYYLIAGAGLLATAFFLFRQEMLAVWLYLLTYLFTLAWALWEVGFDGWAQVPRLVAPTVILVLVLLAIPTLRRRESIMGARTAAPAAMAIVGVLGVIGLTGPARTDHAMAQEAGSPAQDEPVSVEPPAPDVAPEVEAQSREAEDVAPLSPANDQPAPAEDGAAPAPGTDASAPQAGTQEASAPSAPTTPTGIEIRAAAPALETGADWPAYGGTYEARRFSPLASITPDNVGQLQRVWEYRTGDMPSEEAEGKYSPENTPLKVGDDLYLCSAMGIAISVDAATGREEWRYDPEVPVDAIPYGATCRGVTYYAVPDAEPDSLCATRVIWGTLDARLIAVDAKLGQPCPDFGMNGEVYLEDGIGDTVPGWYSITSAPTIVRGIVVTGAQVQDGQAEDSPSGVVRGYDAVTGELAWAWDLGNPGNRGAPAEGEVYTRGTPNMWTTAAADEERGLVYLPLGNSAVDYYGSNRSELENEYATSLVAVDVTTGEDVWHFQTVHNDVWDYDLGSQPSLVDFPADDGTVPAIILSSKQGDIYVLNRETGESLFPVEEREVPTGMGVEPGYLSETQPFSAYHSLLFPALEEKDMWGMSPLDQLWCRIQFRMANYEGPYTPPTTDGRWIQYPGYNGGQDWGSMAVDVERGILIANYNDMPNYNRLIPREEAGDAHAIFEPEYQPGGSEAGPQLGSPYAIDVNAGWRESWTGLMCKQPPYGGLRAIDLATGETLWDVPLGTARANGPFGIPSMLPFKIGTPNNGGPLVTAGGLVFIAAATDNLIRAVDIETGETVWSDTLPAGGQTTPITYSVGERQFIAIAPGGHHFMETPIGDYVVAWALPEGDGAE; this comes from the coding sequence ATGACAGATCACCACACCATGCATCACAACGCACATCCGGGAGGCCGCTGGTACGCCTGGCTGCTTGGATTGATCGTCGGATTGATCGGGATCACGATCACAGTCGGGGGCGTCTGGCTCGCGACCCTGGGGGGCTCCTGGTACTATCTGATTGCCGGAGCCGGTCTGTTGGCGACCGCGTTCTTCCTGTTCCGGCAGGAGATGCTTGCGGTCTGGCTATACCTCCTCACCTATCTCTTCACTCTTGCCTGGGCCCTGTGGGAAGTCGGCTTCGACGGATGGGCGCAGGTGCCGCGCCTTGTGGCGCCAACGGTGATCCTGGTTCTGGTTCTGCTGGCCATCCCGACGCTACGGCGCCGCGAAAGCATAATGGGCGCACGCACGGCCGCCCCTGCGGCCATGGCCATTGTCGGGGTGTTGGGCGTCATAGGGCTCACAGGTCCCGCACGCACCGATCATGCAATGGCACAGGAAGCCGGCTCGCCCGCACAGGACGAGCCGGTCAGTGTCGAGCCACCGGCCCCTGACGTCGCTCCCGAAGTCGAGGCCCAATCGCGTGAGGCCGAGGACGTTGCACCTCTGTCGCCGGCAAATGACCAGCCCGCCCCTGCCGAAGACGGTGCTGCTCCGGCGCCTGGCACAGACGCGTCGGCCCCGCAGGCCGGCACACAAGAGGCTTCCGCGCCGAGCGCGCCGACAACGCCAACTGGCATAGAAATTCGCGCCGCCGCGCCGGCCCTCGAAACCGGCGCCGACTGGCCCGCCTATGGCGGCACTTATGAGGCGCGTCGCTTCTCGCCGCTCGCCAGCATCACGCCCGACAATGTCGGTCAGTTGCAACGCGTCTGGGAATACCGGACCGGCGATATGCCGAGCGAAGAGGCCGAGGGCAAGTATTCTCCGGAGAACACGCCGCTCAAGGTGGGCGACGATCTCTATCTGTGCAGCGCCATGGGCATCGCCATTTCCGTGGATGCCGCCACCGGGCGCGAGGAATGGCGCTACGATCCCGAGGTGCCCGTTGACGCCATTCCTTATGGCGCCACCTGCCGCGGCGTCACCTATTACGCGGTGCCCGACGCCGAACCCGATAGCCTCTGCGCAACGCGGGTCATCTGGGGGACGCTCGATGCGCGGCTGATCGCCGTGGACGCGAAGCTCGGGCAACCCTGTCCCGATTTCGGCATGAACGGGGAGGTCTATCTCGAGGACGGTATCGGCGACACGGTGCCGGGCTGGTATTCGATCACCTCCGCGCCCACCATCGTCCGTGGCATCGTTGTCACCGGCGCGCAGGTGCAGGATGGTCAGGCCGAGGATTCTCCCTCCGGCGTCGTGCGCGGCTATGATGCGGTGACCGGCGAACTGGCCTGGGCCTGGGACCTGGGTAATCCCGGCAACCGCGGTGCCCCTGCGGAAGGCGAAGTCTATACCCGTGGCACGCCCAATATGTGGACCACGGCCGCCGCCGACGAAGAACGCGGTCTGGTCTACCTGCCGCTCGGCAATTCGGCCGTGGACTATTACGGCTCCAATCGCAGCGAGCTCGAGAACGAATATGCGACATCGCTGGTCGCCGTGGACGTCACCACGGGCGAAGACGTCTGGCATTTCCAGACCGTCCACAACGACGTTTGGGACTATGACCTGGGCTCGCAGCCGAGCCTGGTCGACTTCCCGGCCGATGACGGGACGGTTCCGGCCATCATCCTCTCCTCCAAGCAGGGCGACATCTATGTGCTGAACCGGGAGACCGGGGAGTCGCTATTCCCGGTCGAGGAGCGCGAGGTGCCCACGGGCATGGGCGTGGAGCCGGGCTATCTCTCCGAGACCCAGCCCTTCTCGGCCTATCACAGCCTGCTCTTCCCGGCGCTGGAGGAAAAGGACATGTGGGGCATGAGCCCGCTGGACCAGCTCTGGTGCCGCATCCAGTTCCGCATGGCCAATTACGAGGGTCCCTATACCCCGCCCACCACGGATGGCCGCTGGATCCAGTATCCAGGCTATAATGGCGGGCAGGACTGGGGCTCGATGGCGGTCGATGTGGAGCGCGGTATCCTCATTGCCAACTACAACGACATGCCCAACTACAACCGGCTGATCCCGCGCGAGGAAGCTGGCGACGCCCATGCCATTTTCGAGCCGGAATACCAGCCGGGCGGCTCCGAAGCCGGACCGCAGCTTGGCTCGCCCTATGCCATCGACGTCAATGCTGGCTGGCGCGAGAGCTGGACCGGGCTGATGTGCAAGCAGCCGCCCTATGGGGGCCTGCGTGCCATCGATCTGGCGACCGGTGAAACGCTCTGGGATGTGCCGCTCGGCACCGCCCGCGCCAATGGCCCATTCGGCATTCCCTCCATGCTGCCGTTCAAGATCGGCACGCCCAATAATGGCGGCCCCCTGGTGACCGCCGGTGGACTGGTGTTCATCGCCGCGGCGACCGACAACCTGATCCGGGCGGTCGATATCGAAACCGGCGAAACGGTGTGGAGCGACACGCTTCCGGCTGGTGGGCAAACAACGCCGATCACCTATTCGGTCGGCGAACGGCAATTCATCGCCATCGCACCGGGCGGTCATCACTTCATGGAAACGCCCATCGGCGACTACGTCGTCGCCTGGGCCCTGCCTGAGGGTGATGGGGCCGAATAG
- a CDS encoding sucrase ferredoxin — MNKHVFCTDLCLARGEPLAGTGDAPERVLMLAWPRGKWRNPRWQSVDMSEPLGQALHEAMEAGIHVALVDKVEAPAALPMLHAMPENVRADFDDDASLIAAIRDYVRGNVFVGRPDARTTILCCTDSRRDACCARNGFSTYKALVAIADPGRFNIVQATHIGGCRFAASLMVLPQRQRYGRMTAGLVPAFLAALERDEIYLPAFKGRTDQPEPLQVAEIAALNWAYAEGRPTQQVTLHGDVPHAAPAGTAVTLEAHLPHASLMIGLRAEDFFVQGNCRIVANGGGKTELRWLVESVEVANRL; from the coding sequence ATGAACAAGCACGTCTTTTGCACCGATCTCTGCCTCGCGCGAGGCGAGCCTCTGGCCGGAACCGGGGATGCGCCCGAGCGCGTGCTAATGCTCGCCTGGCCGCGTGGCAAGTGGCGCAACCCGCGCTGGCAGTCCGTGGATATGTCTGAGCCGCTCGGCCAGGCCCTGCATGAGGCGATGGAGGCCGGCATCCATGTTGCACTCGTGGACAAGGTCGAGGCGCCGGCCGCCCTGCCCATGCTGCACGCCATGCCTGAAAACGTCCGGGCCGACTTCGACGATGACGCAAGTCTGATCGCGGCGATCCGTGACTATGTCCGCGGCAATGTGTTCGTCGGCCGGCCCGATGCGCGCACGACTATCCTGTGCTGCACCGACAGTCGCCGCGACGCCTGTTGCGCCCGCAATGGCTTTTCCACCTACAAGGCGCTGGTGGCCATTGCCGATCCCGGACGTTTCAACATCGTGCAAGCAACCCATATCGGCGGATGCCGTTTCGCGGCCTCGCTGATGGTGCTGCCGCAGCGCCAGCGCTACGGTCGCATGACCGCCGGGCTGGTCCCGGCCTTCCTCGCGGCGCTGGAACGGGACGAGATCTATCTCCCTGCCTTCAAGGGGCGCACCGACCAGCCGGAGCCACTGCAGGTGGCGGAAATCGCCGCGCTCAACTGGGCTTATGCCGAAGGACGGCCGACGCAGCAGGTGACGCTGCATGGCGATGTACCGCATGCGGCGCCGGCCGGCACGGCGGTGACGTTAGAGGCGCATTTGCCGCATGCCAGCCTCATGATCGGCCTGCGCGCGGAGGATTTTTTCGTCCAGGGCAATTGCCGGATCGTTGCGAACGGGGGCGGCAAAACCGAACTGCGCTGGCTGGTCGAAAGCGTTGAGGTGGCGAACCGGCTTTGA
- a CDS encoding HAD family hydrolase, with amino-acid sequence MMFQGPAPAPEDLSGVQYLFTDIDDTLTTEGRLLPETYQALWDLHVAGISIVPVTGGSAGWCEHIVRAWPVKAAIGESGAFVMTARGNRAEFEFWEDETLQQERKERHLAAVLPLLGDRFRLAHDQRLRVADVAIDIVGHARAEVDALAERIRAIGGTVAISSVHINTWLGNYDKKAMSERVLQRLGIDDAGVARFVSFVGDSRNDAPMFGYVGKSFGVANIVPILGDLPSRPRWITSSPAGLGFVEIADALLAAKGR; translated from the coding sequence ATGATGTTCCAGGGGCCGGCTCCCGCGCCGGAAGATCTGAGCGGGGTCCAATATCTGTTCACCGATATCGACGACACGCTGACCACCGAAGGCCGGCTGCTGCCTGAGACCTATCAGGCGCTGTGGGATTTGCATGTTGCCGGGATCAGCATCGTGCCGGTCACGGGCGGCTCGGCGGGCTGGTGCGAACACATCGTCCGGGCCTGGCCGGTGAAAGCCGCGATCGGTGAAAGCGGCGCGTTCGTCATGACGGCCCGAGGCAATCGCGCCGAGTTCGAATTCTGGGAAGACGAGACCTTGCAGCAGGAGCGCAAGGAACGGCACCTGGCGGCGGTCCTGCCCCTGCTCGGAGACCGGTTCCGGCTGGCTCATGACCAGCGCCTGCGGGTGGCCGACGTCGCCATCGACATCGTCGGACATGCCCGCGCCGAAGTCGACGCGCTGGCCGAACGCATCCGCGCCATCGGCGGAACCGTCGCCATCAGTTCGGTGCATATCAACACGTGGCTGGGCAATTACGACAAGAAGGCGATGAGCGAGCGCGTGCTGCAGCGCCTGGGCATAGACGATGCCGGGGTGGCGCGCTTCGTGTCCTTCGTGGGGGATTCGCGCAATGACGCGCCCATGTTCGGCTATGTCGGCAAGTCCTTCGGCGTTGCCAATATCGTGCCCATATTGGGGGACCTGCCCAGCCGGCCGCGCTGGATCACCAGCAGCCCCGCAGGGCTCGGATTCGTCGAAATCGCCGATGCGTTGCTCGCGGCAAAGGGACGTTGA
- a CDS encoding DeoR/GlpR family DNA-binding transcription regulator, translating into MGQDMLSSRQRDILALIEAEGAQYIEHLASRYQVTTQTVRRDINALCDLGYARRFHGGVDAPVESRNISINARAALNSAAKRRIAARIAAAIEPGSTVFMGIGSTVQFVAEALRAHDSLRVVTNNIDVALMLCEAPQVEVHMTGGLLRHNDRDVVGSDSLQFFEKFYASYAVIGAGALDPQKGILDFSYSEAQTTSTLIANSRVQFLAADVSKWTRDASVRVVPFNRITTLFTDRLPDDGLAAAALAEAGTEVVLCDQDQA; encoded by the coding sequence ATGGGGCAAGACATGCTGTCGAGCCGGCAACGCGATATCCTGGCCCTGATAGAGGCGGAAGGCGCTCAATATATCGAGCACCTCGCCAGCCGCTATCAGGTGACCACCCAGACGGTGCGGCGCGACATCAACGCGCTGTGCGACCTGGGCTATGCGCGCCGCTTCCATGGCGGGGTCGATGCGCCCGTGGAGAGCCGCAATATCTCGATCAATGCCCGCGCCGCCCTCAACAGCGCCGCCAAGCGCCGCATCGCGGCACGGATCGCGGCGGCCATAGAGCCCGGCTCCACCGTCTTCATGGGCATTGGCAGCACGGTGCAGTTCGTCGCCGAGGCCCTGCGCGCCCATGACAGCCTGCGCGTCGTCACCAACAATATCGACGTGGCCCTGATGCTGTGCGAAGCGCCGCAGGTTGAGGTGCACATGACCGGGGGCCTCTTGCGCCACAATGATCGCGACGTGGTGGGCTCGGATTCGCTGCAGTTCTTCGAAAAGTTCTATGCGTCCTACGCCGTCATCGGCGCCGGCGCGCTCGATCCGCAGAAGGGCATTCTCGACTTCAGCTATTCGGAAGCCCAGACCACCTCCACGCTGATCGCCAATTCGCGCGTGCAGTTCCTGGCCGCCGATGTCAGCAAGTGGACGCGCGATGCCTCCGTGCGCGTGGTACCGTTCAATCGCATCACCACCCTTTTCACCGACCGCCTCCCGGACGATGGCCTGGCCGCTGCGGCCCTGGCCGAAGCGGGCACCGAGGTCGTGCTTTGCGACCAGGATCAAGCATGA
- a CDS encoding glycerophosphodiester phosphodiesterase family protein, with protein MTTQFSIGPQRDEVQAHRGASAIAPENTIAAFRAAAEAGAKWVELDVALSADGTLVVIHDDSVDRTSSGKGSLGELTGAEIGALDAGTWFDPRFAGERIPTLAETIVALGELGLSANVEIKQHKHHKSLDQLVRAVQADISKRAANTQIMISSFDPEALKAMHALEPELEMAMLWGRPPEDWAEQLAAIPATTIHMHFKALSIGLLEETTKRGIKVRAWTCNDPVQLVSFWGAGLSGVITDNPKVFLG; from the coding sequence ATGACAACCCAATTCTCCATCGGTCCCCAGCGGGACGAAGTTCAGGCCCATCGGGGCGCCTCGGCCATTGCCCCGGAAAACACCATTGCCGCCTTTCGCGCGGCCGCCGAAGCGGGTGCCAAATGGGTCGAACTCGACGTGGCGCTCAGCGCCGACGGCACGCTGGTGGTCATCCATGACGACAGCGTCGACCGCACCAGCTCGGGCAAGGGCTCGCTGGGCGAATTGACCGGTGCAGAGATCGGCGCCCTGGACGCCGGCACCTGGTTCGATCCCAGGTTTGCCGGCGAGCGGATCCCGACCCTGGCCGAGACCATCGTGGCTCTTGGCGAACTGGGGCTCAGCGCCAATGTCGAGATCAAGCAGCACAAGCACCACAAGTCGCTCGACCAGCTGGTACGGGCCGTGCAGGCCGATATTTCAAAGCGGGCCGCCAACACGCAGATCATGATTTCGAGCTTCGATCCCGAAGCGCTCAAGGCCATGCATGCGCTCGAGCCGGAGCTGGAAATGGCCATGCTCTGGGGACGACCGCCGGAAGACTGGGCAGAACAACTGGCTGCCATTCCCGCGACCACCATCCACATGCATTTCAAGGCACTCAGCATTGGCCTTCTGGAAGAAACCACCAAGCGCGGCATCAAGGTGCGGGCCTGGACCTGCAACGATCCGGTGCAGCTCGTCTCCTTCTGGGGCGCAGGGCTGAGCGGCGTCATCACCGACAATCCGAAGGTCTTCCTCGGGTAG
- a CDS encoding sn-glycerol-3-phosphate import ATP-binding protein UgpC, with amino-acid sequence MATIDLIDLKKNYGNVPAVKGVNLKVADGELIVLVGPSGCGKSTLLRMVAGLETVTSGRIEIAGKDVVKAEPAERDIAMVFQNYALYPHMSVRGNLEYGLKNRGTPRAEIDRRVQEAADILEIGPMLERKPRQLSGGQRQRVAMGRAIVREPAAFLFDEPLSNLDAKLRVQMRVEIRKLQRRLKTTSLYVTHDQLEAMTLADRLVVMNGGLVEQIGTPTEVYDRPATLFVAGFIGSPPMNLIEVSSVADKAALGGLPAQTDIIGIRPDSLFLDLPEGPAISLKGTVELLEPIGGESHLHVRLDSSGQSVVLSVPGRPQIEEGAAVTVHARRADLHPYNAGTGRRTDDPVANL; translated from the coding sequence ATGGCAACGATCGACCTGATCGACCTCAAGAAGAACTACGGCAATGTCCCGGCCGTCAAAGGCGTCAACCTCAAGGTTGCCGATGGCGAACTGATCGTCCTGGTCGGTCCCTCGGGCTGCGGCAAGTCCACGCTCCTGCGCATGGTGGCCGGGCTTGAAACCGTCACCTCCGGGCGCATCGAGATTGCCGGCAAGGACGTGGTCAAGGCCGAACCGGCCGAGCGCGACATCGCCATGGTGTTCCAGAACTACGCGCTCTACCCGCATATGAGCGTGCGCGGAAACCTCGAATATGGCCTCAAGAACCGCGGCACGCCGCGCGCCGAGATCGACCGCCGCGTCCAGGAAGCGGCCGATATCCTCGAGATCGGGCCGATGCTCGAGCGCAAACCGCGCCAGCTCTCGGGTGGCCAGCGCCAGCGCGTGGCCATGGGCCGCGCCATCGTGCGCGAACCAGCCGCCTTCCTGTTCGACGAGCCGCTGTCCAACCTCGACGCCAAGCTGCGCGTGCAGATGCGGGTGGAAATCCGCAAGCTGCAGCGCCGGTTGAAGACCACCAGTCTCTACGTCACGCACGACCAGCTCGAAGCCATGACCCTGGCCGACCGGCTGGTGGTGATGAACGGGGGCCTCGTCGAACAGATCGGCACACCGACCGAAGTCTATGACCGGCCCGCCACCCTTTTCGTTGCCGGCTTCATCGGCTCGCCGCCCATGAACCTGATCGAGGTCTCCTCGGTGGCGGACAAGGCGGCGCTCGGCGGCCTGCCCGCCCAGACCGACATTATCGGCATCCGGCCCGATTCACTCTTTCTGGACCTGCCGGAGGGTCCGGCGATCAGCCTCAAGGGGACAGTCGAACTGCTCGAGCCGATCGGCGGCGAAAGCCATCTGCATGTGCGGCTGGACAGTTCGGGCCAATCGGTGGTGCTGAGCGTCCCGGGCCGGCCGCAAATCGAGGAGGGCGCGGCAGTGACCGTTCATGCGCGCCGCGCCGACCTTCATCCCTACAATGCCGGCACGGGACGGCGAACCGACGACCCTGTCGCAAATCTGTAG
- the ugpE gene encoding sn-glycerol-3-phosphate ABC transporter permease UgpE, whose translation MVENRPFLTFLAHLVLIVGVVIVAFPVYVAIIASTRASNEFLSGLIPLLPGPHAIENYTRMLSSGVSTSGAPPFGLMMANSLIMALVIAVGKIAISLLSAFAIVYFRFPFRQLCFWTIFITLMLPVEVRILPTFEVVANLGLLNSYAGLTIPLIASATATFLFRQFFMTIPDELMEAARVDGAGPMKFFRDIMLPLSRTNIAALFVILFIYGWNQYLWPLLVTTQERYYTVVMGIKRMAATADTEPLWNVVMAGAVLAMLPPVLVVIFMQRLFVKGLVETEK comes from the coding sequence ATGGTCGAAAACCGTCCCTTCCTGACCTTCCTGGCGCATCTGGTGCTGATCGTCGGCGTCGTCATCGTCGCCTTCCCGGTCTATGTCGCGATCATCGCCTCCACCCGCGCATCCAATGAGTTCCTGTCCGGTCTCATCCCTCTGCTGCCAGGGCCGCATGCGATCGAGAACTACACGCGGATGCTGTCCTCGGGCGTGTCGACATCCGGCGCACCGCCGTTCGGCCTGATGATGGCCAACTCGCTGATCATGGCGCTGGTCATCGCCGTGGGAAAGATCGCGATCTCGCTGCTCTCGGCCTTCGCGATCGTCTATTTCCGCTTTCCGTTCCGCCAGCTCTGCTTCTGGACGATCTTCATCACCCTGATGCTGCCGGTGGAAGTGCGCATCCTGCCCACCTTCGAGGTCGTGGCCAATCTGGGGCTGCTCAATTCCTATGCCGGGTTGACCATTCCGCTGATCGCCTCGGCAACGGCCACCTTTCTCTTCCGCCAGTTCTTCATGACCATTCCGGACGAGTTGATGGAAGCGGCGCGCGTGGATGGTGCCGGCCCGATGAAATTCTTCCGCGATATCATGCTGCCGCTCAGCCGCACCAATATCGCCGCCCTGTTCGTCATCCTCTTCATCTACGGCTGGAACCAGTATCTCTGGCCGCTGCTGGTGACCACGCAGGAGCGCTATTACACCGTCGTGATGGGCATCAAGCGCATGGCCGCGACCGCCGATACCGAACCCTTGTGGAACGTGGTCATGGCCGGCGCCGTGCTCGCCATGCTCCCCCCCGTCCTTGTCGTCATCTTCATGCAGCGCCTGTTCGTCAAGGGCCTCGTGGAAACGGAGAAATAA